A single window of Mycolicibacterium aurum DNA harbors:
- a CDS encoding FAD binding domain-containing protein, with amino-acid sequence MQDYAGVRAIVVGGSIGGLTAALLLRNLGFQVDVFERTPAPLDNRGGGIVLQPMTMKWFDRHSSRRIEELSVASNWLRYLGPSDDVLYEGAFQWRSTSWGTVYRALLGDFGGEHYHLAEMCVGVSQDHDSVELRFVTGRVEKADLVVFADGITSTGRRRLYPHVQARYSGYVGWRGTVREDQVSATTRAVLADAVSYSLAPHTQAVMYTIPGMDGELDRGERLLNYVWYRNVADGPELHELVTDVRGFENPVSLHPGSVQQRFIDEMRAAAAEQLAPAFAEVIVRTEQPFLQVVSDVRIPGMVDRRVALIGDAAFSVRPHPAAGSAKAAADAWTLYEHLGTHPGGIVAALRAWEPGQLELGTRLLDRAAAMGERSQVTSTWVPGDPDLLPGLYGPGR; translated from the coding sequence GTGCAGGATTACGCCGGCGTGCGGGCGATCGTCGTCGGCGGGTCGATCGGTGGGCTCACGGCCGCGCTTCTGCTGCGCAACCTGGGTTTCCAGGTCGACGTGTTCGAGCGGACGCCCGCCCCGCTGGACAATCGTGGTGGCGGCATCGTCCTGCAGCCGATGACGATGAAGTGGTTCGACCGCCACAGCTCACGACGCATCGAGGAGCTCAGTGTCGCGAGCAACTGGTTGCGCTACCTCGGACCGTCTGACGACGTGCTGTACGAGGGAGCCTTTCAGTGGCGCAGCACCTCGTGGGGCACCGTCTACCGGGCCCTGCTGGGCGACTTCGGAGGTGAGCACTACCACCTCGCAGAGATGTGCGTCGGCGTCAGCCAGGACCATGACTCCGTCGAACTGCGCTTCGTCACCGGGCGGGTCGAAAAAGCCGATCTCGTCGTCTTCGCTGACGGAATCACCTCCACAGGACGCCGGCGACTCTATCCCCATGTGCAAGCGCGGTATTCAGGCTATGTCGGCTGGCGAGGCACCGTGCGCGAGGATCAGGTGAGCGCCACGACGCGGGCCGTGCTCGCGGACGCGGTCAGCTACAGCCTCGCACCGCACACCCAGGCCGTGATGTACACCATTCCCGGAATGGACGGGGAACTCGATCGCGGAGAGCGGCTGCTGAACTACGTCTGGTACCGCAATGTCGCCGACGGTCCCGAACTCCACGAGTTGGTCACCGACGTAAGGGGTTTCGAAAACCCGGTATCCCTTCATCCGGGTTCGGTGCAGCAGCGCTTCATCGACGAGATGCGCGCCGCTGCGGCCGAGCAGCTGGCCCCGGCCTTCGCCGAAGTCATCGTGCGCACCGAACAGCCCTTCCTGCAGGTTGTTTCCGACGTCCGGATTCCCGGGATGGTCGACCGGCGGGTCGCGCTCATCGGGGACGCTGCATTTTCGGTGCGGCCGCATCCGGCCGCCGGATCGGCGAAGGCGGCCGCCGATGCGTGGACGCTCTACGAACACCTCGGTACGCATCCCGGAGGCATAGTCGCGGCCCTCAGAGCCTGGGAACCCGGCCAACTCGAGCTGGGCACCCGCCTCCTCGACCGGGCCGCCGCCATGGGAGAAAGGTCGCAGGTCACCAGTACCTGGGTGCCCGGTGATCCCGACCTCCTGCCCGGGCTCTACGGCCCGGGGAGGTAG
- a CDS encoding NAD(P)H-dependent amine dehydrogenase family protein: protein MRRVVQFSTGNVGRHALRTIIGRPDLELVGVHAANSDKVGRDAAALCGLTEPTGIVATDDLDALIALKPDCVVYTALGETRPMEAIEQMSKLLAAGIDVVGTSMVWLVTPRQADDWLRGPLEQACAAGDSTLYVNGIDPGYSGDTAVHSALSLVTRAESVTVKEIFDYGNYDDYEYTGTAMGFGTTPDDDLPIAFQPGVITSMFGGLVHNLAHHLDVELDEVRQRYEPWYTDTRIDCTMMTVEPGRLAGVRFAVEGVRDGAPVITVEHTTRLTPAAAPQWDYPPHGHSGVHTVIVEGEPRIEVSTLLSHPLLDVTDAGCVSTAARAVNAIDWVCRAPAGLAAIEDIPPTAMIRGLMW from the coding sequence ATGCGCAGAGTGGTGCAGTTCTCCACGGGCAATGTGGGCCGGCATGCCCTGCGGACGATCATCGGCCGTCCGGACCTGGAGCTGGTAGGTGTTCATGCGGCGAACTCCGACAAGGTCGGACGCGACGCGGCGGCGCTGTGCGGCCTGACAGAGCCGACCGGCATCGTCGCCACTGACGACCTCGACGCCCTGATCGCGCTGAAGCCGGACTGCGTGGTCTACACCGCGCTCGGAGAGACCCGGCCGATGGAGGCGATCGAGCAGATGTCGAAGCTCCTCGCCGCGGGTATCGACGTCGTCGGAACGTCGATGGTGTGGCTGGTGACTCCGCGACAGGCGGACGACTGGCTGCGTGGTCCGCTGGAACAGGCCTGTGCAGCAGGGGATTCCACGCTGTATGTGAACGGTATCGACCCGGGCTATTCCGGAGACACGGCGGTTCACTCCGCGCTCAGCCTGGTCACCCGCGCCGAGTCGGTGACCGTCAAGGAGATCTTCGACTACGGCAACTACGACGACTACGAGTACACCGGCACGGCAATGGGTTTCGGCACCACGCCTGACGACGACCTACCCATCGCCTTCCAGCCGGGAGTCATCACGTCGATGTTCGGCGGCCTCGTCCACAATCTCGCCCACCACCTCGACGTGGAGCTCGACGAGGTTCGGCAGCGATACGAGCCCTGGTACACAGACACGCGCATCGACTGCACGATGATGACCGTCGAGCCAGGACGCCTGGCCGGCGTGCGGTTCGCGGTGGAGGGTGTGCGCGACGGCGCACCGGTCATCACGGTGGAGCACACCACCCGGTTGACTCCGGCGGCAGCGCCACAGTGGGACTATCCGCCCCACGGGCACTCCGGTGTGCACACGGTGATCGTCGAGGGCGAGCCGCGCATCGAGGTGAGCACGCTGTTGTCGCATCCACTGCTGGATGTGACCGACGCCGGGTGCGTGTCGACCGCAGCCAGGGCGGTCAACGCGATCGACTGGGTCTGCCGCGCGCCTGCGGGATTGGCGGCCATCGAGGACATTCCACCGACCGCGATGATCCGCGGCCTGATGTGGTGA
- a CDS encoding TetR/AcrR family transcriptional regulator: MTPPVKQSAREVRRLQTRERLLGAAVAEFTAAGMAGADIGAIVSAAGVAHGTFFFHFPSKEHVLLELEGREEARMAAEFSRFLRHHHDLAAALTELVHLVGRLEQRLGSLLFKDLLALHFSPSRPAKDEWTDHPVIVLLVREIERARGDGEVHPEVDAFYSAAFFLLGIYGVLTTTVNSETRAAMLANLVITTRRGLEIR, encoded by the coding sequence ATGACGCCACCGGTGAAGCAGTCGGCCCGCGAGGTGCGCCGCCTGCAGACGCGGGAACGGCTACTCGGCGCTGCCGTCGCCGAGTTCACTGCGGCAGGCATGGCCGGCGCAGACATCGGCGCGATCGTCAGCGCCGCCGGTGTCGCCCATGGCACGTTCTTCTTCCACTTTCCCAGCAAGGAGCACGTTCTCCTGGAACTGGAAGGGCGCGAGGAGGCCCGCATGGCGGCCGAGTTCAGCCGCTTTCTCCGACACCACCACGATCTGGCGGCCGCGCTGACCGAACTCGTTCACCTGGTGGGCCGGTTGGAGCAGCGCCTGGGATCCCTGCTGTTCAAGGACCTTCTTGCGCTGCACTTCTCACCGTCACGGCCCGCCAAGGACGAATGGACCGACCACCCGGTGATCGTGCTGCTGGTCCGCGAGATAGAGCGCGCTCGCGGCGACGGCGAAGTGCACCCGGAGGTCGACGCGTTCTACAGCGCGGCGTTCTTCCTGCTGGGCATCTACGGCGTACTGACCACCACCGTCAACAGCGAGACCCGCGCCGCGATGCTGGCCAATCTGGTCATCACCACACGACGGGGATTGGAGATCCGATGA
- a CDS encoding nitric oxide reductase activation protein NorD, with amino-acid sequence MSELSDTHAMAMERSCALTAVALSAQRRTGARLVSGQHRAFGLSSLLDVVHVPYPATHREWTRRTVTCGVALQCSPTKDRITAYRLNELSGRELSALALVEAGAALGWVAANWPGLLPELHRLLPDLAVADADMGAEEMLGRAIALARTQRSLVVHPLLGRLPQSYTAPQSLSDKLRRSFGRLPWTTDQRRAPQPHSVPAGGDGGVRNPNLPPPSRPQDNDLDVTPEHRPGIPYPEWNAWTKSFMPDHVAVLELAHTGRTGQPGVVAVDVRRWFEKDTQRAMTNRQADGSDIDVDQYVDHFIDVTTGEAGEPRIFRELLPAGRDVTTALLLDGSSSLGVHGGTVFRLELACADALSRAMTAARERHGIFTFTGNTRHRVEVSCLKDFPQRRFVPPGSLGLATGGYTRLGAPLRHLTSRLLAQPSARRQLIVIGDGLISDEGYEGRYAWADAAHAVEEADDAGVSMYYIGIGPARVDPLPEVFGPRRSQRIRRVEDLPRVLAHVHRELVSA; translated from the coding sequence ATGTCCGAACTCTCCGATACCCACGCCATGGCGATGGAACGAAGTTGCGCGCTGACAGCGGTCGCGCTGAGTGCGCAACGCCGCACCGGCGCCCGCCTCGTGAGCGGACAGCACCGCGCCTTCGGGTTGAGTTCTCTGCTCGACGTCGTCCACGTCCCCTACCCCGCAACACACCGCGAATGGACCCGGCGGACAGTGACATGTGGTGTTGCACTGCAATGCTCGCCGACCAAGGACCGGATCACCGCCTATCGGCTCAACGAACTCTCCGGCCGCGAGCTCAGTGCCCTTGCGCTGGTCGAGGCCGGCGCCGCCCTCGGATGGGTCGCCGCGAACTGGCCGGGTCTACTGCCCGAGTTGCACCGTCTGCTGCCGGATCTCGCCGTGGCCGATGCCGACATGGGCGCCGAGGAGATGCTCGGGCGTGCGATCGCGCTGGCCCGCACCCAACGGTCGCTCGTCGTCCACCCGCTGCTGGGCAGACTCCCCCAGTCGTACACGGCGCCGCAGAGTCTGTCCGACAAGTTGCGCCGCTCGTTCGGGCGTCTGCCCTGGACCACCGATCAGAGGCGGGCTCCGCAGCCGCATTCGGTGCCCGCCGGCGGCGACGGTGGTGTCCGTAATCCGAACCTGCCGCCGCCGAGTCGGCCTCAGGACAACGACCTCGACGTCACCCCTGAACACCGCCCCGGGATCCCGTACCCGGAATGGAACGCGTGGACGAAAAGCTTCATGCCCGACCACGTCGCGGTCCTCGAGCTGGCCCATACCGGACGTACCGGGCAACCTGGCGTCGTGGCCGTCGACGTCCGCAGGTGGTTCGAGAAGGACACCCAGCGGGCCATGACGAACCGGCAGGCGGACGGTTCCGACATCGACGTCGACCAGTACGTCGACCACTTCATCGACGTGACGACGGGGGAGGCCGGCGAGCCGCGCATCTTTCGCGAACTGCTTCCTGCCGGCCGTGACGTCACGACCGCGCTGCTCCTCGACGGCAGCTCCTCGCTCGGCGTACACGGCGGGACCGTCTTCAGACTGGAACTCGCCTGCGCCGATGCGCTGTCACGAGCGATGACCGCGGCCCGCGAACGGCACGGCATCTTCACGTTCACCGGCAACACCCGGCACCGCGTGGAAGTCAGCTGCCTCAAAGACTTTCCGCAACGCCGGTTCGTCCCGCCCGGGAGTCTCGGCCTGGCCACCGGCGGATACACCCGTCTCGGCGCGCCGCTGCGTCACCTGACCAGCCGGCTGCTGGCCCAACCGTCGGCCCGCCGGCAGCTGATCGTCATCGGCGACGGGCTGATCTCCGACGAGGGCTATGAAGGTCGCTACGCCTGGGCCGACGCCGCCCACGCGGTCGAGGAGGCCGATGATGCGGGCGTCTCGATGTACTACATCGGTATCGGCCCCGCCCGCGTAGATCCATTGCCGGAGGTGTTCGGTCCCAGGCGTTCTCAACGAATCCGGCGCGTCGAAGACCTGCCCCGCGTCCTCGCCCACGTCCACCGGGAGCTGGTATCCGCATGA
- a CDS encoding CbbQ/NirQ/NorQ/GpvN family protein, whose protein sequence is MSDTYYANGNEVQLFEQAYRQHLPVMLTGPTGCGKTRLVEHMGALLGRPVVTISCHDDLTSSDLVGRFMVTGGDVTWADGPLTRAVKAGAICYLDEVVEARHDSLAVLHSLTDHRRTLYLDRAGEVLPAPQEFMLVCSYNPAYRSSLKELKPSFRQRFVTLPMRYLPPEREAEVIVAETGVSSPSAQRLVRCATAIRTADEAFHFEPPSTRVLVTAAHLIAAGATELDAAEACVLAPLSSDGAITEGLREVAAAGLAGIHSTGT, encoded by the coding sequence ATGAGTGACACCTATTACGCCAACGGCAACGAGGTTCAGCTGTTCGAGCAGGCCTACCGGCAGCATCTGCCGGTGATGCTGACCGGCCCCACCGGGTGCGGGAAGACCCGGCTGGTCGAGCACATGGGCGCACTCCTGGGCCGGCCCGTTGTCACGATCAGCTGTCACGACGACCTCACCAGTTCCGACCTGGTGGGCCGATTCATGGTCACCGGGGGTGACGTCACCTGGGCCGACGGGCCCCTCACCCGGGCGGTCAAGGCGGGCGCGATCTGTTACCTCGACGAGGTCGTCGAGGCCCGGCACGATTCCCTGGCTGTCCTGCACTCGCTGACAGACCACCGGCGGACCCTGTACCTGGACCGTGCGGGCGAAGTTCTGCCCGCGCCACAGGAGTTCATGCTCGTCTGCTCCTACAACCCGGCCTACCGCAGCTCCCTCAAGGAGCTCAAGCCGTCGTTCCGGCAGCGGTTCGTGACGCTGCCGATGAGGTACCTGCCCCCGGAGCGCGAGGCGGAGGTGATCGTCGCCGAGACGGGTGTCTCATCACCGAGCGCACAGCGGCTGGTCCGGTGCGCCACCGCGATCCGCACCGCGGACGAGGCATTCCACTTCGAACCTCCGTCGACCCGTGTGCTCGTCACCGCTGCGCATCTGATCGCCGCCGGCGCAACCGAACTCGATGCGGCGGAGGCGTGTGTACTTGCCCCCTTGTCGAGCGACGGCGCCATCACCGAAGGCCTACGTGAGGTGGCCGCGGCCGGCCTCGCCGGCATACACAGCACAGGCACCTAG
- a CDS encoding cytochrome P450 produces the protein MPESVEHHAENWDLRHQDFNDPVAPDFLYDVYAVMRQNSPFARTDKPFLSATPTGTRVAVRYAECVKIAQDWEHFSSNPTPEGAEQLAGDLVITLDPPRQQKFRRVLNPYFSPARMKALRPEIGTETDILIDDFIESGSGDLARIAWRQPGVVFFKYLLGMPVEDVPLCVELTDTALNGDTEQDRMAAWGALYQHLHDAVTARLDQPPRDDMIDVLLSAEIDGEKLSFGDVVANAMLLVQAGLETTASALSFAYHYLATNATERDRLIDDPGLLPRAVEEFIRFAGSIHGVPRTVAREVELSGCTFSPGESVIINYAAANRDEQVFPDAARCILDRRENRHLGFGAGVHRCLGSNLARLEFQVGLERVLSRMPDVTLAPGEHAEFHGNSITRGFRSVPVIFTPAARSTT, from the coding sequence GTGCCCGAATCTGTTGAACACCATGCCGAGAACTGGGATCTGCGCCACCAGGACTTCAACGACCCCGTTGCTCCAGACTTTCTCTACGACGTCTACGCGGTGATGCGGCAGAATTCACCGTTCGCCCGCACTGACAAACCCTTTCTCAGCGCAACACCGACGGGCACGAGGGTGGCGGTGCGCTACGCAGAATGCGTCAAGATCGCGCAGGACTGGGAGCACTTTTCCAGCAATCCGACTCCGGAGGGAGCCGAGCAGTTGGCCGGGGATCTGGTGATCACGCTCGACCCGCCGCGGCAGCAGAAATTCCGCAGGGTCCTCAATCCGTATTTCTCGCCGGCCCGAATGAAGGCTCTGCGGCCCGAGATCGGCACTGAAACCGACATTCTCATAGACGATTTCATCGAGAGCGGATCCGGCGACCTCGCCCGGATAGCGTGGCGCCAGCCGGGCGTGGTGTTCTTCAAATATCTGCTCGGAATGCCCGTCGAGGATGTACCGCTGTGTGTCGAGCTGACCGACACAGCGCTCAACGGCGACACGGAGCAGGACCGGATGGCCGCCTGGGGTGCGCTGTATCAGCACCTGCACGATGCCGTGACCGCTCGGCTGGACCAGCCGCCGCGCGACGACATGATCGACGTGCTGCTGTCCGCAGAGATCGACGGAGAGAAGCTCTCCTTCGGCGACGTCGTGGCCAACGCCATGCTCCTAGTCCAGGCCGGCCTCGAGACCACCGCCAGTGCACTGTCTTTCGCGTACCACTATCTCGCCACCAACGCTACCGAGCGGGACCGCCTGATCGACGATCCCGGGCTCCTCCCGCGCGCCGTGGAAGAGTTCATCCGGTTCGCCGGATCCATCCATGGCGTCCCCCGCACCGTGGCCAGAGAGGTCGAACTCAGCGGCTGCACCTTCTCGCCCGGCGAGTCGGTGATCATCAACTATGCCGCCGCCAACAGGGATGAGCAGGTGTTCCCCGATGCCGCCCGGTGCATCCTCGACCGACGTGAGAACCGCCACCTCGGTTTCGGAGCCGGTGTGCACCGTTGCCTCGGATCCAACCTGGCGCGGCTGGAATTCCAGGTGGGTCTGGAGCGGGTGTTGTCCCGGATGCCCGACGTCACGCTGGCCCCGGGCGAGCATGCCGAGTTTCACGGCAACTCCATCACTCGCGGATTCCGTTCGGTGCCAGTTATTTTCACACCGGCAGCGCGGTCGACGACATGA
- a CDS encoding NAD(P)H-dependent amine dehydrogenase family protein, whose protein sequence is MTYRVIQWMTGDVGQVGVRHFAENPVYDLVGVLVHNKDKVGRDAGEIAGIAPIGIAATDDIDAMVALDADCVFYTPIIMDVDTVCRLLRSGKNVVTTSGFFHPSPDFRGPAEQIRQACADGGTSFHGGGIHPGYAGDILPLTLARIVNRIDTIHVYEVVDVLKDAPLDHIDWMGFGKDKDTFLTEPTILGLGVPFFAQSMHMIADGLGVTIDEVTAAEIGVATAVEDIPHAEGAIPKGTVAAQRHEWTAWVGGQPLIIFHAIYVTAGPDRLEPAWDWGGTRYEIVIEGDPPTELTLKGARRPDGTMAHPGYDWTAMGAINAIPDVCDAPAGWLHHLDLGLIRPRGLVRP, encoded by the coding sequence ATGACCTACCGGGTGATTCAGTGGATGACCGGTGATGTCGGGCAGGTCGGTGTGCGGCACTTCGCCGAGAACCCGGTGTACGACCTGGTCGGTGTACTGGTCCACAACAAGGACAAGGTCGGCAGGGACGCCGGCGAGATCGCGGGCATCGCACCCATCGGCATCGCCGCCACCGACGACATCGATGCGATGGTCGCACTCGACGCCGACTGCGTCTTCTACACGCCGATCATCATGGACGTCGATACGGTGTGCCGCCTTCTGCGGTCCGGAAAGAACGTCGTGACCACGAGCGGATTCTTCCACCCGTCACCGGATTTCCGCGGGCCCGCCGAACAGATCAGGCAAGCCTGCGCCGACGGCGGCACGTCGTTCCACGGTGGCGGCATCCACCCGGGCTACGCGGGCGACATCCTGCCGCTGACCCTGGCTCGCATCGTCAACAGGATCGACACCATCCACGTCTACGAGGTCGTCGACGTCCTCAAGGACGCGCCGTTGGACCACATCGACTGGATGGGATTCGGCAAGGACAAGGACACTTTCCTCACCGAGCCGACGATTCTCGGCCTCGGCGTGCCGTTCTTCGCCCAGTCGATGCACATGATCGCCGACGGGCTCGGGGTGACCATCGACGAGGTGACCGCCGCCGAGATCGGGGTCGCGACCGCGGTCGAGGACATCCCGCACGCCGAAGGCGCGATCCCGAAGGGCACCGTCGCGGCGCAGCGCCACGAATGGACCGCGTGGGTGGGCGGGCAGCCGCTCATCATCTTTCACGCCATCTACGTGACTGCAGGACCGGACAGGCTCGAGCCGGCCTGGGACTGGGGCGGGACGCGCTACGAGATCGTCATCGAGGGCGATCCACCGACCGAGCTGACTCTCAAAGGGGCAAGGCGGCCCGACGGCACCATGGCCCACCCCGGGTACGACTGGACAGCCATGGGCGCCATCAACGCGATCCCCGATGTGTGCGACGCGCCGGCAGGCTGGCTGCACCACCTCGACCTCGGCCTGATCCGTCCACGCGGCCTGGTCCGCCCATGA
- a CDS encoding cytochrome P450, which produces MTEVHDAPGLPHVPYSDLPMAHDRGEGWAALRALGPVLHGDGWYYLTRREDVLAALRSPEIFSSRIAYDDMISPVPLVPLGFDPPEHTRFRRILHPFFSLQTLSALLPSLQAQAVEIVEAIAIRDGCEVMAELATPYPSQVFLTLFGLPLEDKERLIAWKDAIIAFSLTTDPTSVDLTPAVELYTYLTEAVAEQRNRPRDGVLSHLLHSDDPLTDNEAVGLSLVFVLAGLDTVTATIGATMLELARRPALRVALIENPDSVGAFVEEMIRLEPAAPVVGRVTTRPVTVAGVTLPAGAEVRLCLGAINRDGGDEHSGNDLVMDGRLHKHWGFGGGPHRCLGAHLARMELKLVVTEWLSRIPDFELAPGYVPEITWPSATCSLTELPLQIRSGRRS; this is translated from the coding sequence ATGACCGAGGTGCACGACGCGCCGGGACTCCCGCACGTCCCCTACAGTGACCTGCCCATGGCGCATGACCGCGGCGAAGGATGGGCCGCGCTGCGAGCCCTCGGTCCCGTGCTCCACGGCGACGGATGGTACTACCTCACCCGCCGCGAGGATGTGCTTGCCGCACTGCGCAGCCCGGAGATCTTCTCGTCGCGGATCGCCTACGACGACATGATCAGCCCGGTGCCGTTGGTGCCGCTCGGGTTCGACCCACCCGAGCACACCAGGTTCCGACGGATTCTGCATCCGTTCTTCAGCCTGCAGACCCTCAGCGCGCTGCTGCCGTCGCTGCAGGCCCAGGCCGTCGAGATCGTCGAGGCGATCGCCATCCGGGACGGCTGCGAGGTGATGGCCGAGCTGGCCACCCCCTACCCGTCCCAGGTCTTCCTCACGCTGTTCGGGCTGCCACTCGAAGACAAGGAGCGCCTCATCGCGTGGAAGGACGCGATCATCGCGTTCAGCCTGACCACCGACCCCACAAGCGTCGACCTCACCCCGGCCGTGGAGCTCTACACCTACCTCACCGAAGCCGTTGCAGAGCAACGGAACCGTCCCCGTGACGGAGTCTTGTCGCACCTTCTGCACAGCGACGATCCACTCACCGACAACGAAGCGGTCGGACTGTCGCTGGTCTTCGTCCTCGCCGGCCTGGACACCGTCACCGCCACCATCGGCGCGACCATGCTGGAGCTGGCACGCCGCCCCGCACTGCGCGTGGCGCTGATCGAGAACCCGGACAGTGTAGGGGCTTTCGTCGAAGAGATGATTCGACTGGAACCGGCGGCACCGGTGGTCGGACGCGTGACGACGCGGCCGGTCACTGTCGCCGGTGTCACGCTGCCTGCCGGCGCCGAAGTGCGGTTGTGCCTGGGGGCGATCAACCGCGACGGTGGTGACGAGCACTCCGGGAACGATCTCGTCATGGACGGCAGGTTGCACAAGCACTGGGGATTCGGCGGTGGACCGCACCGTTGCCTCGGCGCCCATCTGGCACGGATGGAGCTCAAACTCGTCGTCACCGAATGGCTTTCCCGCATCCCCGACTTCGAGCTCGCGCCCGGCTACGTTCCCGAGATCACCTGGCCGTCGGCGACATGCTCCCTGACCGAGTTGCCGCTGCAGATCCGCAGCGGCCGACGATCATGA
- a CDS encoding isomerase: MRYKIDPDVLHGVAREAVDVPLEGGRLITRTVELLAGEYPDLIDPSPGRWIGSRAGGVLGKVRFLYFSPREYVVIFGSPTGTQGFSGRYKHVDIHKFLLAGQIDSYDLESEDTVPLPTLLPGGRTCLQRGRARGLTIHPGSWHLEYGRGAVATTLPFAMVDTLLVSLEFESVRRSTVEFAKLVRRRRK; this comes from the coding sequence ATGAGGTACAAGATCGACCCGGACGTGCTGCACGGGGTGGCCAGGGAGGCCGTCGACGTACCGCTGGAGGGCGGGCGGCTCATCACCCGCACCGTCGAGCTGCTCGCCGGCGAGTACCCCGACCTGATCGACCCGTCCCCGGGACGCTGGATCGGCAGCAGGGCCGGCGGGGTCCTCGGCAAGGTCCGATTCCTGTACTTCAGCCCGCGCGAGTACGTCGTCATCTTCGGCTCCCCCACTGGCACCCAGGGCTTTTCGGGGCGGTACAAACACGTCGACATCCACAAGTTCCTGCTGGCCGGTCAGATCGACTCCTACGATCTGGAGTCCGAGGACACCGTGCCGTTGCCCACGCTGCTCCCCGGCGGGCGCACCTGCCTGCAACGGGGCCGCGCCCGGGGGCTGACAATCCACCCCGGCTCCTGGCACCTCGAATACGGCCGCGGAGCGGTCGCGACCACGCTGCCTTTTGCCATGGTGGATACGCTTCTGGTGTCACTCGAGTTCGAATCAGTGCGCCGTTCCACCGTCGAGTTCGCGAAGCTGGTGCGGCGCCGAAGAAAGTAG